Proteins from a single region of Primulina tabacum isolate GXHZ01 chromosome 5, ASM2559414v2, whole genome shotgun sequence:
- the LOC142546249 gene encoding protein GL2-INTERACTING REPRESSOR 1 isoform X2 codes for MSRRNGPKLDLKLNLSPSRMLSNPLVESPSRSSTVSPTSPPSSCVSSEWNLDESPRYASSPEATSMMLVGCPRCLMYVMLAEEDPRCPKCKSTVLLDVIPDSNTLNNTTTGRKTKKS; via the coding sequence ATGAGCAGAAGGAATGGACCTAAACTCGACCTCAAGTTGAATCTCTCGCCTTCTAGAATGCTCAGCAATCCTCTGGTTGAGTCCCCCAGCCGGTCGTCGACGGTATCACCAACATCCCCACCGAGCTCTTGCGTGTCGTCGGAGTGGAACCTGGACGAGTCCCCCCGATACGCCTCGAGCCCGGAGGCGACGTCCATGATGCTGGTGGGGTGCCCTCGATGCCTCATGTATGTGATGCTGGCGGAGGAGGATCCCAGATGCCCCAAATGCAAAAGCACCGTTTTGCTCGACGTAATCCCTGAtagcaacactctcaacaacaCCACCACCGGAAGAAAGACGAAGAAGAGTTAG
- the LOC142546249 gene encoding protein GL2-INTERACTING REPRESSOR 1 isoform X1, which yields MSLHVQNQQFEAHISAKRARVGVSDSSLSLAATPAHRHLSSLLDLEEPSPLPLGWQKFLDLQTGEIYYSKTGEKGSIALDQEEMSRRNGPKLDLKLNLSPSRMLSNPLVESPSRSSTVSPTSPPSSCVSSEWNLDESPRYASSPEATSMMLVGCPRCLMYVMLAEEDPRCPKCKSTVLLDVIPDSNTLNNTTTGRKTKKS from the exons ATGTCTTTACATGTCCAAAACCAACAATTTGAAGCCCATATTAGTGCTAAAAGGGCTCGTGTTGGTGTCTCCGACTCGTCCCTCAGCCTCGCCGCCACCCCGGCCCATCGTCACCTCTCTTCACTGCTTGATTTGGAAGAGCCTTCTCCTCTCCCCTTAGGCTGGCAAAAGTTTCTTGATTTACAG ACAGGCGAGATATATTACTCAAAGACAGGGGAAAAGGGATCGATCGCTCTGGATCAAGAAGAGATGAGCAGAAGGAATGGACCTAAACTCGACCTCAAGTTGAATCTCTCGCCTTCTAGAATGCTCAGCAATCCTCTGGTTGAGTCCCCCAGCCGGTCGTCGACGGTATCACCAACATCCCCACCGAGCTCTTGCGTGTCGTCGGAGTGGAACCTGGACGAGTCCCCCCGATACGCCTCGAGCCCGGAGGCGACGTCCATGATGCTGGTGGGGTGCCCTCGATGCCTCATGTATGTGATGCTGGCGGAGGAGGATCCCAGATGCCCCAAATGCAAAAGCACCGTTTTGCTCGACGTAATCCCTGAtagcaacactctcaacaacaCCACCACCGGAAGAAAGACGAAGAAGAGTTAG